TGTCACTGGCATCAAACTGATTTTTCATAAGTGGGCAAAAGGTTAATATTTTTAATGGAATAGATTGCCAAGTAAAACACCAACTCAGTTGGTGTCTTTATTATTGGTATCTGTAAACTTAATTATAGTAGTTGACCTGAAACAGTCTTACCTTGAGTTAAATTATTTTCACGTGCTGGGTTAGGGCATTCGATTGTTGATAAAGTATCGTTTCTACTGTTTTGAAGGGAATAGGCTTCGGTAACACTAGTAAATCATTCGGCATAATACCCATTTTCATAATTTCTTTTACTTCCATACCTGTCACCACAACAATTTTTGTATCTTTCATATCAGGCATTTTCATAATTTCACTGATCATATATAAACCATCAATATGTGGCATATTTAAATCCGTAAAAATAAGATGCGGTTGATATTTACCAACCATCATTAACCCTTGGCAAGCACTTGTAGCCAGATAGAGTTGATGAGGCACGCTAAATTGGTTGAATTGTAATTCACATAACCGCAAAATAGCGTAGTCATCTTCTACAATCAAAACCCGGAGCAGAGTATCGTCATCGTTTGTTGATGCTTCGATCCGCTCAGTGTTGCCGGTTAATAAAGACCGAGTTGCCGATAAGTGTTTTATCACATCTTCCCGACTCAAACGCCGGTGACCACCCATAGTCAAACTTGCCTTTATTTTGCCGCTATCTACCCAGTTTTGTACGGTTCGCTGACTGACTTCCAGTAAAACTGCGGCTTCTTTCGTGCTTAACCAAGATTGTTCCTTCACATTTCAAATCCTAAAAATTACATGCATGCTAATTATAATAGTATTTATTATTAACAAAGCAATAAATTATTAATTTTTAACAAGCAGAATATATTACAAGAAAAAGACAACTTCTTAGTCTATTGTAGTATAGACCATATTAAAATTGCAAATTCCGTATTTTTTATATCGACTTAATACCTGCTTTTATACCATAAATAAATGACTACTTGGCGATTAAAAAATTAACATTAATGTGCCATAGACTTTTCTGTCGTAAACCAGCCAGGTCAGTATTAATGAACTCTGTAGCGTCGATGCAGATATTGAAAATTCCTGGAGAGAACAAATTTATTTGCTTTAACCGGTAGTGTTTTTTTTGCTGCCGAGCAGGTAAAATTTTTTTTCAAAAGTCAGTTTTTGGTAAGTAAAAATTAATCGAATATTTTGCCTTATTAAGATGCTGAATACTATTTCCGATCACTGATCCTGGATTTTACACGCGAGACCGAACTTATTCTGTGCGGTAACGAACAGATTGGAAATTAGTTCATGATGCATATTACGATAGTTGATGTGGCTATACTAAATCGGACGCACATAATAACAATATTTCTTCGAAGCCTTTGGCGTATTGGCCCTGTTATCGTCGACGATTACATTTTCATATGCTGGAGACTTCCAGACTATTTTTTAATCAAAGCAAAAACTTGTCAGTTAAATAAATAAATAAATAAATTAAAATAGATAGCTGTGCCGATTACGTTGTTAATTAATCCTGAGAAAGGGTAAATCAGGTTCGTATGATCACAGTAAGTTGTTACTCTTGTGCTACGAACCCTTTTTAAGTTTGAGGTGTGAGATGAGTCTTATCCGGATTAATAATTGCTGATTACAATGACTGTTATTTTTTAATATTATTATAGCTTTCCTCGCTTTCGCGCTGCTCTTTTTCCCCTTCTTCGATCATTCGGTTACCTTCATCGACTTTATTTCTACCTTCGCGAACTAAAATATTACCGCGATCAACTAATTGTTTACCTTTTTTCCATCTGTCGCCCATGTTGGCTATGCCTTGACTTTCGCTCAGCATTTGCTCACCAGAAAGAATGGTTGTCGGTACAGGCACCGGTACAGGATCAGATGCGCAACCACCGAGTAATAAAGTCAGCCAAGAGATAGTTAATAAGTTCGATCGGAGTGTGAAATGATTTTGCATGCTTGGTTACTCTTAAAGGCTGTGGATGTATTACGAATGGTTAATTTTAAAGCGTTATATTGGTTGCAATCAATTTCTTATTGCCATTGTAATGACAGGTCAGTCTGATTGGGCAGGACAGTCTTCTGGTTTGCCGGATTTATAATCAGCCAGGTAGTGAGCAGGCTTTTTTACCTGGAACATTTTTGATAAACCTGTGTTATCAGTTGTAAATGGTGGGCAGAAAACGTTGCCCACCTTACACTGCTTATCCCTTTAATACTTTTAACACGGCTTGCATGGTGGTATTGGCATCGCCAAACAACATACGGGTATTTTCCAGTACAAACAAAGGATTACCCACGCCCGCATAACCTGAGGCCATGCTGCGTTTAAGTACGATAGTGGTTTCACTTTTCCAGCATTCCAATACCGGCATACCGGCAATCGGGCTGTTGGGGTCATTAAGCGCCGATGGATTTACAATATCATTCGCGCCAATAACAATGGACACGTCAACATTGGTAAAGTCATCATTGATTTCGTCCATTTCAAAAACAATATCGTAAGGCACTTTGGCTTCTGCCAACAATACATTCATGTGGCCGGGCATACGTCCTGCAACTGGATGGATGCCAAAGCGGACTTTTTTACCTTTATCCCGTAACAGCTTGGTGATTTCATAAACGGTATGTTGAGCTTGTGCAACCGCCATGCCGTAGCCTGGAATAATCATGATGTTTTTTGCAGCTTGCAGTAATTGCGCCGTTTCTTCGGCATCAATAGGCTGTACTTCGCCTTCAATGGCAGCGGCTTCTCCACCCGAACCTGTGCCAAAGCCTCCGGCAA
Above is a window of Methylobacter sp. S3L5C DNA encoding:
- a CDS encoding response regulator, whose amino-acid sequence is MKEQSWLSTKEAAVLLEVSQRTVQNWVDSGKIKASLTMGGHRRLSREDVIKHLSATRSLLTGNTERIEASTNDDDTLLRVLIVEDDYAILRLCELQFNQFSVPHQLYLATSACQGLMMVGKYQPHLIFTDLNMPHIDGLYMISEIMKMPDMKDTKIVVVTGMEVKEIMKMGIMPNDLLVLPKPIPFKTVETILYQQSNALTQHVKII